A stretch of the Hydra vulgaris chromosome 09, alternate assembly HydraT2T_AEP genome encodes the following:
- the LOC136084692 gene encoding uncharacterized protein LOC136084692 translates to MEFNNLNQMLENSNAKVKMLCQQKRNLEKKLSCVKNNLCKTKETISFLSIENLTFLKSEVKELSEKVESLNKENIYLNGLLELLEDKKIVTFERGRYSNDIREVIMELLSLNVSMNKVNDVIKIVLKKLAKKGITKLPSVGTRSRFMSEALILAQLQVSKEMLHNIEKDTGNCLHGDGTTKYYRHYQNFQLTTKSGRMLSFGLSEMASGDAASILSSLTEMLYDICDILDTKDREKNFAKLICSFKTTMSDLGSVNPLFNSKFKEMRELLLLKVIEHLDSLTIEQKNEFKDMSNFLCKLHLLANFATETDKVLDSFEKIVMLMITLLHLKLLNLGLQD, encoded by the coding sequence ATggaattcaataatcttaatcAAATGCTAGAAAATAGTAAtgcaaaagttaaaatgttgtgtcaacaaaaaagaaatctcGAAAAGAAATTAAGctgtgtaaaaaataatttatgtaaaacaaaGGAAACAATTTCCTTCTTGTCAATTGAAAATCTCACTTTTTTAAAGTCAGAAGTTAAAGAACTTAGTGAAAAAGTTGAAtcattaaacaaagaaaacatttatttaaatggtCTTTTAGAATTGTTGGAAGATAAGAAAATTGTAACATTTGAAAGAGGACGTTATTCAAATGATATTCGAGAAGTTATCATGGAGCTGTTATCATTAAATGTCAGTATGAACAAGGTCAATgatgttattaaaattgttttaaagaaacttgCAAAAAAAGGAATTACAAAACTTCCCTCAGTAGGTACAAGATCTAGATTTATGTCAGAAGCTTTAATTCTTGCACAGCTTCAAGTATCAAAAGAGATGTTACACAATATTGAAAAAGACACAGGAAACTGTTTACATGGAGATGGAACAACCAAATATTACAGACATTATCAAAACTTTCAGTTGACTACCAAAAGCGGTAGAATGCTATCATTTGGACTATCAGAAATGGCCTCTGGAGATGCTGCATCAATTTTGAGTTCTTTAACAGAAATGTTATATGATATTTGTGATATTCTTGACACAAAGGACAGggaaaaaaactttgcaaagttAATTTGTTCATTCAAAACAACTATGTCAGATTTAGGTTCTGTCAATCCACTATTTAACAGTAAGTTCAAAGAAATGAGGGAGCTAttgttattaaaagttatagaaCATTTGGATAGTTTAACAATTGAACAGAAAAATGAATTTAAGGATATGTCAAACTTTTTATGCAAGTTACATCTTTTAGCAAACTTTGCAACTGAGACAGATAAAGTACTagattcatttgaaaaaattgtgatGCTCATGATAacacttttgcatttaaaacttttgaatctGGGGTTGCAAGACTGA